GGGTCAGCACGGTCCCGCCCAGGTCGGTGCTCTCCGAGCTGTCGACCGCCGCGCGCAGGTCGTCGACCAGGTCACCGGCGGGGACGAGCGCGCCGATCCGGAGGGCGGCCAGCTCGGTGAGGGTGCGAGCCCGGTCGGCGGCCGGCCGTCCGGCGGCGAGCACGGCGAGGTCGGCGAGCCGACCGGCGGCCACCATCGCCTCCGGCAGCTCCTGCCCGGCGGCGTCCTGGAGGAAGGACGAGTCCGGCTCGGGGTCGCGGACCAGCCCCGAGCTCTCCCGGACCTTGCGGTGCAGGTCCAGTAGCAGGTCGGTGACCTCGCCGTACGCGGTGAACGCCGCCTCGGGATCGCCGACTCCCCGGTCGCGCAGCGCCTCCAGCTTCGCCCGCAGCCCGGCCCAGCGCTCCTGGCTGCGCAGCAGGCCGCCGATGCGGGCGTCCACCGTGGCGGCGCCCTCGACGGCCGCGCTGAGGGCCGACCCGGACGGCCGGCGGCCGGCGACGGCGGCGGACTGGGCGTCCACCAGGGCGGCGGTGACCGGGGCGAGCGCCCGTAGGTACTCCACGCCGAGGCGTTCCCGGACGGCGAGGCTCCGGTCGTCGTCGGTGAGCTGCCACGTCTGCCGGGCCAGCACTCCCATCGGCGCGAGCAGGGCGACGACGAGCAGCAGGGGCAGGACGCGGCCGGCGGGCCGCCGACGGGCCCGGGGCGCGGGGACGGTCATGGTCGGTCTCCTCCGGCGAGGGCGGGGACGGTGATGGTGGGTGTCGATGCCGGGTTCGCCGGACCAGTCCCGTACACCGGACCGGAAAACTAACCGAAGGGCCTGGTCGTACGGCCGCCGTCGATCGGTCAGCTATGCGTCACTACGAGCGATGTCACCGTTCGTCCCCCTTGCCGGCACGCTGGGTGCCCCGGCGGGGAGTGACATGCAATGATCGCTGACGATTTCTCGCGGAAGATCGGAATTCACGGGATCCGAATTCAACTCGCCGGGATCCACTGGACCATGGTCGATCGCGCCGCTCCGGGCCCCGACCGGAGCAACCGGACAGACGTACGGCGGATCTCAGCCAATGCTCAGGATCCGGCCCGTACCGTGTGCCGCATGAGATCGCCGTTGTCGGCCGCGCGGGTCCGGCGCGCCCTGCCCACCGGTCGTCGCGCCGTCGCCGCGGTGGCGGTCGGGGTGCTGCTGGTCGCCGCCGTGGTGTCGGCGGTCCGACCGCGCGGGCCGGAGGTACGCACCGAGTCGGCCATGCTCACCGTCCGGTCCGGGCCGGACGGTGAGCAGCCCGTCGACCTGGACACCACGCTGTACCTGCCGGAGGACGCCTCGGCGGGCGGCAAGGTCCCCGCGGTGCTGCTCGCGCACGGCTTCGGCGGCACGAAGGAGTCCGTACGGGCCGACGCCGAGGAGTTCGCCGGCCGGGGCTATGCGGTGCTCACCTGGACGGCCCGCGGCTTCGGCCGCAGCGGCGGCGAGATCCACCTCGACCACCCGGACTACGAGGTGCGGGACGCGCAGCGCCTGCTCGACTGGCTCGCCGCCCGACCGGAGATCCGCACCGACTCCGCCGGCGACCCACGGGTCGGCGTCGTCGGCGGCTCGTACGGCGGTGGGCTCGCCCTGCTGCTCGCCGCCCAGGACCGGCGTGTCGACGCCATCGTCCCGATGATCACCTGGAACGACCTGGCGCGCAGCTTCCTGCCGGAGAGCACCGGTGGCCCCGCCACGGCGGGCGTGTTCAAGAAGGGCTGGGCGGGGCTCTTCTTCGGCGGTGGGGGCACCGTCGGATCGGGGCCGGCGGGGCTCTCCGGGGTCACCGCCGCCCAGCCGCAGGGCGCGCCGGCATCGGCCGGGCCACCCAGCCCGGGCCCCGGCGCCGGTCCGGGCACCGGCCCGGGACGCGCCCCGACCGGAGCCGCCGACCCGTCCTGCGGCCGGTTCGCGGCCGACGTGTGCGCCGCGTACCTGCGCATCGCCACCACCGGGCGGGCCGACCAGGCCGCCGTGGACCTGCTGCACCGGTCCAGCCCGGCCGGCGTGCTCGACCGGATCGCCGCGCCCACCCTGCTCGTGCAGGGCGAGGCGGACACGCTCTTCCCGCTCAGCGAGGCGGACGCGAACGCGCGCGGCATCGCCGCCGCCGGCACCCCGGTGCGGGTCGCCTGGTTCACCGGCGGCCACGACGGCGGCGCCGGGCCGAAGACCGACTCCGACCGGGTGCGCTACCTGACCGTCCAGTGGCTGGACCACTACGTCAAGGGTGGGACCACGGCGCCCGGCAACGACTTCACCTGGTCAAGGATCGCCGGCTTCGACGCGCTGGACCGGGGTCTGGTGGCCACCGGCTACCGGACCACCGACTACCCGGGCACCGGTGGCGACGGCCGCACCGACATCGCCGTGACCGGTCCGGAGCAGACGATCGCGAACCCGCCGAACGGCAACCCGGCGGCCATCTCGTCGGTGCCGTTCGCGGGTGCGCTCTCCTCACTGCTCGACGGGGTGGCCGGCGACGTGCCGGGCCAGCACGCCCGGTTCGAGTCGGCGGCCCTGACCCAGGCCGTGGACGTGGTCGGCTCGCCGACCGTGTCGATCCGCGCCGCGTCGCCGACCGGCGAGGCCGTGCTCTTCGTGAAGCTCTACGACGTCGACCCGAACGGCGGGGCCACCCTGCCGAACGGTCTGGTCGCCCCGGTGCGGCTCGCCGGCCTGCCGGAGCGGATCGCCGACGCCCGGCCGGTCACGGT
This genomic stretch from Micromonospora krabiensis harbors:
- a CDS encoding alpha/beta fold hydrolase, producing MRSPLSAARVRRALPTGRRAVAAVAVGVLLVAAVVSAVRPRGPEVRTESAMLTVRSGPDGEQPVDLDTTLYLPEDASAGGKVPAVLLAHGFGGTKESVRADAEEFAGRGYAVLTWTARGFGRSGGEIHLDHPDYEVRDAQRLLDWLAARPEIRTDSAGDPRVGVVGGSYGGGLALLLAAQDRRVDAIVPMITWNDLARSFLPESTGGPATAGVFKKGWAGLFFGGGGTVGSGPAGLSGVTAAQPQGAPASAGPPSPGPGAGPGTGPGRAPTGAADPSCGRFAADVCAAYLRIATTGRADQAAVDLLHRSSPAGVLDRIAAPTLLVQGEADTLFPLSEADANARGIAAAGTPVRVAWFTGGHDGGAGPKTDSDRVRYLTVQWLDHYVKGGTTAPGNDFTWSRIAGFDALDRGLVATGYRTTDYPGTGGDGRTDIAVTGPEQTIANPPNGNPAAISSVPFAGALSSLLDGVAGDVPGQHARFESAALTQAVDVVGSPTVSIRAASPTGEAVLFVKLYDVDPNGGATLPNGLVAPVRLAGLPERIADARPVTVTLPAVVHRVEAGHRLRLVVATSDQAYAGPAEPTVYTVAAGDGPVALPTVSGEPIPTAAAVWRWVLAGLLAAIVIGLVVVVAVVRRRHRRQDSSVHPAYADVPLAVRQLRKEYADGFVAVSNVYFEVHPGQVVGLLGPNGAGKTTTLRVLMGLTQPTAGEIYVFGHRLVPGSPVLSRIGALVEGPGFLPHLSGLENLRAYWRATGRPWADAHFDEALEIAGLGDSVHRKIKTYSHGMRQRLAIAQAMLGLPELLVLDEPTDGLDPPQIAEMRRVLQRYATDGRAVLVSSHLLAEVEQTCTHAVVVNKGRIVASGPVEEIVGESPSVLFDVTDPVAARDVLGRLAGVRVLPESDGQLVVDTNGTARSEVVAELVRAGIGVDRVVPRRRLEDAFLALVGDNSRGSGDR